Genomic segment of Leptospira perdikensis:
TCTCGGGTTAGAAGATTTTATTTTAATGGCACATTCTATGGGTGCCGCAGTTTCCACGTTAGTTGCCGGCACGAACCTTTTAAAAATCAAAAAACTTGTTTTAATCGAATCACTTGGCCCACTTACCAACCTCTCGGAATCGGCTCCCGACATTTTGATTGAAGCAATCAAACAAATTCTCCACCCCAGAGGAAAAAAAGAAACTTTCTTCCCCGATATGGAATCAGCAGTCGGAATTCGAATGAGGGCAGGAGACATGAAAAAAGAATCTGCAGAGATTCTTATGGAACGAGGAATCGAAAAAACTACTAAAGGTTTAAAACCTAGAAGAGACTTAAGACTCCACTACAATTCCTTTTTTCGTTATACGGAAGAACAGATCACTTCTTTTTGTAATCGAATTGATTGCCCAACATTACTCATATTAGGCGACAGGTCAAACTTTCCAATTGCCGAAAAATACAGAAACAGAATAGAAGCGGTAAAAAAAATTAAAGAAGTAACCCTGCCGGGTGGACACCAT
This window contains:
- a CDS encoding alpha/beta fold hydrolase, giving the protein MLPISIRTKFHSIEGVEWGNPQGIPILAFHGWLDNANSFAPLAKFFPNYRFISIDFPGHGKSSHKPENTVYYFAEYTLEIVSIAQALGLEDFILMAHSMGAAVSTLVAGTNLLKIKKLVLIESLGPLTNLSESAPDILIEAIKQILHPRGKKETFFPDMESAVGIRMRAGDMKKESAEILMERGIEKTTKGLKPRRDLRLHYNSFFRYTEEQITSFCNRIDCPTLLILGDRSNFPIAEKYRNRIEAVKKIKEVTLPGGHHLHMDSPEEVSSVILKFLENETIKDNQ